A DNA window from Paraclostridium bifermentans contains the following coding sequences:
- the rsxA gene encoding electron transport complex subunit RsxA → MNLILLFLSVVLVNNVITSQFLGICPFLGVSKKVDTAVGMGVAVTFVLTLASFITYFVQKILEITNNQFLQTIAFILVIASIVQFVEMVIQKMSPSLYQALGVFLPLITTNCAVLGIALVNVQNGYNLVETMVNGFGAGVGFTLAIVLFAGIRERLELADIPESFKGFPITLISASLMSIAFLGFAGLIKL, encoded by the coding sequence ATGAATTTAATACTTTTATTTTTAAGTGTTGTACTAGTTAACAATGTTATAACATCTCAGTTTTTAGGTATTTGTCCATTCTTGGGAGTTTCCAAAAAAGTAGATACAGCAGTAGGAATGGGTGTTGCAGTTACATTTGTTTTAACTCTAGCATCTTTTATAACATATTTCGTGCAAAAAATATTAGAAATAACTAATAATCAATTTTTACAAACAATAGCGTTTATATTAGTAATAGCATCTATAGTTCAGTTTGTTGAAATGGTAATACAAAAAATGAGTCCATCTTTATACCAAGCACTAGGAGTATTTTTACCCCTTATAACTACAAACTGTGCAGTTTTAGGTATAGCTTTAGTTAATGTTCAGAATGGATATAACTTAGTTGAAACTATGGTAAATGGATTTGGAGCAGGTGTAGGATTTACTTTAGCTATAGTTTTATTTGCAGGGATAAGAGAAAGATTAGAATTAGCAGATATTCCTGAAAGCTTTAAAGGATTTCCGATAACACTAATATCAGCAAGTTTAATGTCTATAGCATTTTTAGGCTTTGCAGGGCTTATAAAGCTATAA